The Corythoichthys intestinalis isolate RoL2023-P3 chromosome 19, ASM3026506v1, whole genome shotgun sequence nucleotide sequence CGATACCTCAAGCGTTTTACACCATAATCCATGTCTGTGAATCACACATAATTCCTGCATCATGTGTTATTGTTTATTACTATCTTTTGCATTGGCAATAACCCATGTCTACATTTCTAATGAATAAAATCTTGAGACTTCTTTACACTGCTTTGCCTGTATTCTGGTATCATggcaatgagattttttttgtattcattttcCAAACAGCCCTTTGAATCTGGACAACATGGTGTGGTTAGCACCCTTACATTCCAGACTTTCAGATTAAAATTTTGGTCTCTAGCCTTTTGAAGAGaaattttttgggaaaaaaatcctgttctattgatttaaaaaaaattttaactcaTACGGTACAACTcataataacacattttagagctataattgcaataccgtaaaaccgcggtatttttgcttaaggttatcataccgtcaaattTTCATACCATACGTGCTTAGTAATGACCATGAGAGGGTTAATAAATATAGGAGAATCAACACAATTATCACTCCAAATCTTGTAATCGGTCTTGCTTTATTGATCAACCATGATAAATTTTCGTACACACTGTaatttttaggacatttaaaAAGCATTGAGGATTCCCAGGTTACTTGAACACAGCACAGGTCGCCGTCGGCCAATGCCGGGGGGTCCAGTGACGTCGCGGGGTGGAAGAAGACGACAGAACAGGAATGAAAACAAGAGAGGGGCACGCCTTCTCTCTTTAAGGTTATGGCAGCTGAAAAAGTGCTGCTGGCAGAGCTGCACGGGGAGACTAAATAACAACACAAACAACTATTACGACAACAACAAAACGTCTATGGTTCACTAAACATCGTGAGTGCGTACCCCTGCAGAAATGGAGCTCACAGAAATGACAGACTGCGTTGACACAAGCCGTTGATGAATGCTATTGAATATAACGATTGACTCACCACTCGCTAGAAAAAAATGCCCAACCAGAAGAACAACAAGGGGAAGAAGAGCAAACGCACTAACAGCAGCGGGGATGAACAGGAAAATGGAGCCTGCGCGGCCGCAACAGGAGGCGCGGCCGcggttgctgctgctgctgcaccCGGGAGCGAGCGTTCGAGTGGTAAGAACGTAAACAGGACAGAGACGTACATGAACTACTTTGGTGACGCTACATTCTTGCTTTGCGCGCTTTTTTGACATACTTAGGTCAGTGACATGAATGCACAGCGATGTTGCAAAACCTATGTGCCCCCTCAACGCATCTAGTTGCACTGAACTGAACCGAGCTGTGCAAAACTTCCATGCTAAAAGATGGCATGTCTATGCTTTGCAGGGTCCAGTACCTGCAGATGTTGGCTCGATGTCTATTGAGGGGCCTAGAGTGAAAAGTGTGATTTTAAATTTCATAAACGTCAGATAAGGAGAATTTTGATTACTTATTTGACATTGACCGAAAAGGAGATATGTTGCTGCtttgtcattttatttattggtcGTGAAATACGAATACCTGGTTCCATTTTCAGCCATTGATAAATGAAGGCCCATGCAATTGGCAGATTTATGAAcgcagttcataaaagataatgtACACTCATTGTGCACAGTATGTACCTCAACTGTGATCAGTTTTGGATTCCATTTATCTAATTTAAAGGTGACCTTGCAACTGTTTTTCAACAATATTTATTACTTTCTATGGTGTCATTTTATCAGGTTTGCAAGACAATTTACATTGAAATTGCCAATAATGTCCTTTTCAAGCTATTTTATTTGGACCTTTTTGATTGCCTTTGAAAACAGAACTCACTAAaactcattattattattattagttgtagtagtagtatactactactactactactactactactactacagtATCATTGAACCTATTATGTTGTCATTTAAATGGGCCTGACTGGATCAAATTTGAATATAAACCCTTTGTGAGTGTTCGTGTTTGTATTCAGTGGCCATTGGCGAGTGGGCGGAAGCACAGTGTGGCCAGGTACTTGCATAATAAGGCTCCGTCACTGATTTAAAATCTGCTCATTTGCGGAGCTGTTTGACTTAAAATAGCGATTGCAATTAAATCACAAAAACAGATGAAAAACCTCAACCGGATCACACACACTCATTTTTATCTATTTCATACATGagactaggaaaaaaaaaatcatgcaaggTCACCTCTAACATACTCTTAAATTTAGAGCAGTAAAGAGCATTGTGGCACATTTTAGCAGTACATTTACCGCCTACTGCTCATCACAATTAAATATagagaatatactgtatttcactTTACTATCCAgagtatgaaaataataaattctGTCTTCAATCATTCAGAGGTCCAGTGTGCGACCCCTCTGGTCTGCAGCTTGAGCCGGCCCATTGACCTGGAGAAGGATGACTACCAGAGGATCCAGTGCAATAATGAACTGTGTCCTTACGGAAACTGGATGCATTTGCAGTGTTTCTATGAATGGGAGAGCTCTATTCTGGTACAATTCAACTGCATCGGCCGTGCACGTTCGTGGAATGAGAAACAGTGTCGACAGAACATGTGGACCAAGAAAGGATACGACCTAGCTTTTAGGTTCTGCTCTTGTCGTTGTGGCCAAGGTCATCTGAAAAAAGACACTGACTGGTATCAGGTGAAGCGCATGCAGGACGAACGAAAGAAGAAGCCATCTGAGAGGAGCACTGGGAGGACAGGGTCCTGTGGAGGGGCTTCTGGgcctggggatggtgtgtttgaTGACCCTAGGAAACGACAGCAAACAGGAGGACTAGGTAAAACAACGCATAGAGCGTCGAGTCAGGAGCAACCGCGAAGACAATCAGTGGACCGCCAGAACTCAGTTGAGAGAGGAGCAGGTGCAGCAGGAGGTTTCTTTCCTTTAGGGCCTCTAAAATCTCCATGCGACTCGCCAGGACAGTCTCCTCCAACTGGTTTCTCCTTCTCGCCAACCACCGTCCTTGGACAAGGTGGAGTTGGTTCAGGTTTTCGGGGTTCCCGGCAATTAGGAGAATTCCTCAAAACTGCAGTTCACATGGATGCTCAACGGAAGCAACTTATAGTTGGCGGATCCCTGAGCCGAGCCTCTGGTTGCGTTCCTCACCTTGAACCCGCAGCTGTTCTGCCCCTACCGATGGCTTTTACCCTCCCTCTTCATCACCGGCTTGCATCAGGCAGCATAAGTGATGGCACCCTTCCACAGCCTGTACAGTTCCTGAGGAGGCTGGACCTCTCGGAGCTACTCACTCACATCCCTCGCCATAAACTCAACACCTACCATGTTAGAATGGAGGACGATGCCCAGGTGGGCCAGGGAGAAGAATTGCGCAggtaaaaatgtaaaatttgtAGTAGATCCATAGacctcataacctattgacatgacacgggaaacggtgCCGATCCGTaggaggcctattttcaaaaacttcaaattcaaatattttcaatgcAGTGATAGTCAGTTATATTTCAGGATTAGTAGCAATAttaaacatatcatataagtttttgcccaaaataccaacttaattttcttttatttactgcatgttttcaacagcttATGAATCACTCAGTTTTCACATTAGAAACttcatacttgaggaaagcatgcagaaccaattataatatataaatagattactaataaattctatataaaatcacaactttttatagtatagaatttattgtcattattagaggtgtgcaaaatttccgattcctagattattcgcgattcggccgtggaagattcgagaacgattcacaaacatccaaattccgattatt carries:
- the heca gene encoding headcase protein homolog, with product MPNQKNNKGKKSKRTNSSGDEQENGACAAATGGAAAVAAAAAPGSERSSEVQCATPLVCSLSRPIDLEKDDYQRIQCNNELCPYGNWMHLQCFYEWESSILVQFNCIGRARSWNEKQCRQNMWTKKGYDLAFRFCSCRCGQGHLKKDTDWYQVKRMQDERKKKPSERSTGRTGSCGGASGPGDGVFDDPRKRQQTGGLGKTTHRASSQEQPRRQSVDRQNSVERGAGAAGGFFPLGPLKSPCDSPGQSPPTGFSFSPTTVLGQGGVGSGFRGSRQLGEFLKTAVHMDAQRKQLIVGGSLSRASGCVPHLEPAAVLPLPMAFTLPLHHRLASGSISDGTLPQPVQFLRRLDLSELLTHIPRHKLNTYHVRMEDDAQVGQGEELRRFILSTLSASQRNVVNCALCHRALPVFEQFPLVDGTMFLSPSRHDEIEYDVPCHLQGRLMHLYAICVDCLEGVHKIVCIKCKSRWDGSWHQLGTMYTYDILAASPCCQARLNCKHCGKPVVDVRVGMQYFSEYSNVQQCPHCGNLDYHFVKPFSSYKVLEAY